The Neurospora crassa OR74A linkage group I, whole genome shotgun sequence genome segment TCTCTGCCCTCTGCCCACCCTCTCTCCGCACCGCCGAGTACACCAACGAACCGTTCTCGCATCTCGTCCCCTGAGACACCTTTTGAGAAACGGCCCACCCGTTATCGCACACGCCAAAGAAGTCATCACCGAAGCAGACGGCTACTTGACCCTTCTCGcactgcttcttcttttctcccgAGCCACCTTCATCTCCACCAGAACCAGAGCCAGCAGAAGCTGAAGCTGAAGCACCTGATGAAACATTGGCAGTTACCGTTACCTTGACCGTCATGGTTTTTGTTACCTCTATTGTGGTCTTTTCTCCAGCCCCGGCTCCAGTTTCGGTAGCAttagcatcatcatcacattTCCCTCCTCCGGGGCCGGACTCGACACCACCGGTAGCGCTAGCCGTAGCAGTTGATGCTAGCCCATCGCTAGGGGCAGTGATGAACGTGCCGCTAGCATCAACGTCAGTGGCCTTGGCATCGCCGCTGGCGCTGGCACTGGCACTGGCACTGGAAATAGGAGCGACCGTCGTCTCGGTACCAGTAGCAGCAGCTGAagcggaggtggtggtgatggtggtggtggtaacaGCCGGTGGCTTTCCCGTGCCAGTGCCAGTGACAGTAACAGAAGCAGAAGTAGTACCAGCGttgacttcttctcctcctccagtaGGAGCAGCACCGCCTTTGCTGATCGTCTTGGGATTGTCCTCGAACACGGGCAGCGTGTCATTATCAATTTTGGGACACAAATTCAACCCAGTCGGAGCAGGGTCTGGTTTGCTAAATGGCCTTTTGAGCTGGTTGATGATGCGACCGTACTTGCCCGGGTTGGGAATATTGACGACGTTTGCCGCTCCGCCGCCGGTCACGCAGCCGTCGTAGCCGGGAATGCCCTTTTGTTTGGGGATGTTGGCGATGAAGATGTTGGGGAGAGACTCGTACTTCTCGGGAGAGGGTTGGCCGCCGGTGATTTCGACGGGGGCGCAGTTCCTGTTTTAGTTGGGGAAGAGGGGCAGTGGTTAGTGTAGGTAAGTACAGTACTTGGCGTTTGGTCGGCAGGTTGATGTGAAGGGAAAGTGCTTTAAGGGGGAGCGAGGTAGTGGATATGGTTATAGGGAAGGTGCTGTGTGCGGCAGGGAGAAAGGTGGAAAGAGGGGTTGATGAAAGCGGAGAAAGAACAACTTACATGTACATCTCCCTCTGTCCAAGTTTATTGAACCACGTCCAGGCAAAAGTTGCTTTACCTTGTGGCAGACTATGGCATCAGGTGAGTGTGTATGAGTTAGCCACTGTTCTGCCGATGCTACTAACATTGGGTACCTCAATTTGAACTGATGAACTTACAAGTCAGGAATAGGAATCAGAAACTCTCGAGTGCAGTCAATGCCAGAATCATTGTTGCAGAAATCGGTGTTCAATCTTTGTTGCGCATCCTTCGGGCGACCTTCGGTAGGTAAGTTATTGGCCTCGTCGTGAAACTCCGCCGGGCATCCGCCAATAATGGTGTAAATAGTCTTGAATGTGGCCGATGTGTTCCATGATCCGTTGGACTTCTCTGGGTCGTCGTACGAAACGCTGAACTGGCAGGAGCCGCCGCCATGCTGAGCACCGCCGGTAAACTGGACGAGTTGGACATCGCCTGCCTTGACTGTGGTAGCATTGCCGGCCTCATAGCGGTTTTGGCATGGGTACAGGTACTTCACTCCATCCAGAGGATCGACTTGAAGTAGTGTATCTCCCTTGTAAAGATTGTAGGAAGGTGGGGTTCGCATCACCATATGTCCTTGGACACTGGTAAAGAGAAGAAGTGCGGCAGTAGCCGTGCTCGTACTGAACTTGTTGACGTGGACCATCTTGTGAGTTGACGTGATGAGCGATGAGAAGGGAACTCAGGCAAGATACAAGGGTCCCGGACGCGATATTTTATACAAGACTTGGGGTTACAAATGGGCTGGTCACCAGGACAAGGATGTATAGCAACGGACGCATTTCACATATTGCAAGGTGAGCCATGGGAGCAAACATCTCGAGGTCGATTAGGTAGATTAGACGCCCATCGTGTCAAGTCTGGTTCGGTCATGTATCAGGCGCCGCATCGTAACTCGTTCAAACGACAATGAAAAATCTggggaaaagagagaaagggagaATATGGAAACTTGCAAGCGCATCCATGGGCGGATAGGGGTCCGCTGAAATGAAGTGAAAAGTTCGAGTTCTTGTTCCTGGGAGAGTTGATGTGAGAGGCGCGACATCCAACATTGAACGGAGGGTTATGTTTGCACACTGCGAATTTGAAGCCGCATTGAGATCAGTCAGGCCAGACGAGTTGGTACCTATGCAAAGCTCGCCCTTGATGGAATTGGCGTCCAAGATGAGAGTAATGGGGAAGATCAAAGGACGTTGAGAAACTGTTGGCGTATCAAAGGCGTTGGTTGGCTGTTCAAGCGGCGCGTATGTGAACAACGGCTACCTTGTTGGATGTGGTCTTGTAAGCTCAAGCATCACAAAGAAACCTCAATGCTAAGTGGCTCACTTGGGCGTTTGTCATTCGAGGTCGGTCGGTAATTTGAGTCATCTGCTTCTGACAGATCAGACATCTGAAACGATGGGAAGCAACGATGGGGAAAATGCCCGGGCGTGTCATGTCAGCCAAATACCCATAACTAATGAGATGCACCTTCCACCCATCACACATCTTCGCAAGTGTACACGCACTGAATATACGTACTGAGTGGTCAGACAAGTATTTTATaatgatttttttttattcaaAATGGGATACAAAAGATCTAGCATATAACTAGTCCATCTATCTACCAAAGCACTCGACTTTCATGGGTATATGCGAGGGTATTTATACACCGAACCATCAAGCCAGAGGTATAATGCTAAGtgcaaaaggaaaagaaaagcagCTAACAAGGCCGCGCAGACGGCGCCAGTAAACCACAAAACATGATGGTGCTGGGAATCGTCAAAAATCATCACTGAACAGAttccaacagcaacaagaaaagaaagaaaaaaccGAAAAACCCGGCGGGTATCATCACAGAAGGGTTGTGGTCGTTAAAACCCTCTGtctcttcgtcatccttCGTCGTTCATATGCATATCCCAATCAATCACCGCCtcaatttttctttttctttttccccacACCACTCAAGTCATGATAAAAGATTTTCTCCAGCTCTTTAACGTGTTTCCTTGGTGTTAATACCATCACCGAAGCCGGACTCGACACCGTGCTCGTCGACAACATCAATCTCGACGTGAGCGGGGGAGTCGCTGTCACTCTGGTCGGGGCGGTCGCGCGTCTTCTCCTCGTCATGGCGGTTGCCGCCCTCGCCGTTGGAATCGCGGTCGACGAGGCCATACTTGTTGGCATAGGACTCGATCTCCTCGGCAGTGAGGTGAGGCAGCTCCTTGGCGGCAGTGACGTACGACATGTTCTCGACGAAGCCCTTGGCGAAGATGATGTCGATCTCCTCGAGCGAGCGGTTCGCAGTCTCGGGGTAGAAGAAGTAAATGATGGGAAGGAAGCAGCCGTTCATGACCGCGAAGAAGAGGTAAGTTCCCCAGCCAATCTTGTCGACCATGATGGGGGTGACCATGACGATGAGGAAGTTGAACATCCAGTTGGAGCAGGTGGAGACGGCGTTAGCCTTTCCACGTGTGCGGATGGGGTTAACCTCGGCGGGGTAGAGccaggggaggggaagccAAGTGGCACCGAAAAAGGCAATGTAAGTGAAGAGACCGACCGCGGCACCGCGGGCCTTCATAGGGTCGTCGGGGATCAAGCAGGCGAAGACGATGACCATGGAGAGCATCTGGCCAACGGTGCCGATCAAGaacagacgacgacgaccgaCACGCTCAATGGCGAACCAGGAAACGGTAGCGAAGATGGAGTAGACGATCATGTTGATACCGCCCAGCAACATGGACATGTTGTGGGACTCGCCAATAGAATCCTGGAACAGAATGGGGAAGTAGTAGATGACGGCGTTGCAACCACCAACTTGCTGCATGAACTGGGAGCTGGAACCGAGCAAGAGACGACGGAAATGCTGGGTCTTGCCGCCAGTGAAGAGGGCCTTGAAGGGAGTGCTCTTTTGGCCGAAACCTCCAGAGGCACGCAGGGAGTCAACAATGAGGTTGCGCTCTTGGATGGTCTCGGGACCATCGATCTCGTAGCCACGGAGGGCAGCAATGACCTTGTCAGCTTCTTGGGTCCGGCCATGGCTGAGGAGCCATCTGGGCGACTCGGGAAGGTAAAACATGGGGACGCAGATGAAGATGGCGAAGAGAAGCTGGAAAGCGATGGGGAAGCGCCAAACGAGGTCATCGGGACCGTAAGATGCACCATAGTCGATCCAATAAGCAATCAAAGTACCAAAGGCAATGACACCGCCTTCAATGCAGATCAAAAGACCGCGGTTCGATGTCTTTGAGCATTCGGCTACAGAATCTGTTAGAATTTTTTGTCGGTCAGTGGTTGGCAAAGCCGGAACGCACCTTGATAAGTGGGAATGGTCGAAGTGTTCATGCCGTTGCCAATACCCATGACGACTCTGCCGACGAACAGCTGAGCAAAAGGGTTGGATCCAGCCTGACAGGTAACCTGAATAATGACACCGAGAGCCATAATGAAGGCGCCCACCATGATGTTCCTGCGTCTACCCAACAAATCGCCGGTCCAGAGGACGAACATGGCACCAATCAAGCATCCAATTTCGTAGATGGCAGTGATGAGACCCTGCATGGTCGAGTTGTCTTTGGTTGGTGTGAAGAAGTTGTTGAAAGCGGGGGCGGTAATGATGCCGCTCATGACACTGTTTGGAGTGTGTTAACATTCGGCTTCATCGAGGGCGACTCATGGTGTTGACTGAGCACTCACCCTTGGTCATagccgaagagaaggaagcccGTGGTGGCTACAGTCGAGACAGCTAGAGAGAGCGGTCGGCCTGAGAGGCCCAGGAACTTTGGAGGCGCCATCTTGGACAATGGGATGGAATGTGAGGGATGACGGAATTCAAGATCAGGACTCAAGCTTTGGGTAGGAGCGAGGCCGTGGATATTTAAGCTTGATGGAGGTCGAACCCAAGCACGGGAGGCGGACAAGCCAAGACGAATCGAAAACAAGGAGAGGTCGCAAGGTCGGCCATGCTTACACGTCTGCCGGAGGGGGAAAAAGGTTAGCGTGATACTTTGAGTGTACAGAAAACTAGGATATCTTGCCGGTATAAATGTTGCTCTTCTGTAGAGACCTGTCTTTTGCCACTGATCTGCACTAACGGTGAATACCTCTCAGCTCTaacctctcttttttttttttttctccccgGCGgaggtgtagtgtacactagtgtgTGAATATCTTTGTGCCAGGGCCTTGCGATGACCGCAACGGCGTCCCCATTGTGTTGTGAAACCAGCGACAGGCGGTGGTCGAGCGGTGGAACTCTTGGATGCTGTGGGTGCGTGGAGAATGGGGGACGATCACGGATTCGGAGCGGGTGAACTACGGGGAAGCAGACAAAGCGGAAGCGTTCATCTTGTCCCCATTGGGCCGCATCCAGCGTCGAGGTAGACTACGCACGGTGAAGAagacacacgcacacacacacgaccCCAGTGCCGTGGTATTCATGTCGCCTGAAGAGGCTATCCGCGGCGAGTGCTGATATCAGACGCTACCTGCATCTATCGATGGCCAAGCTGCCAAGACGCCAGAGGCGGCAGGCAAATGCAGGGTCGTGGAAATGCAGGAAACGGGAAGTGTCATAATGAGCTGTCATTTGTCCAAGTCCACGGAGGACATGTCCCTTTCCGGAATCCCGTTTGTTGTTCATGGATCTGGGATGGAGAAAGGGCAGCCTTGTTGCCCGTGTAAGCGCAGCTACTGCGTAAACAGATGACGATTAGAAGTGATCGTCTCTGCGCCATCCTGGTAGAGTAGTGTAATAGTACTGCATTCCTCTGTCCGGGGCTCCCATTCCTACTTAGTTTTAGTTGTACGATGGCCTACAGACCACACAGTTCGTTAGTTGTCTCATACCACGTTGTCGAGACGGAAAAAGCAAACCATACACTACTATTGATCGATGGTCGACGTGGTAGCCACGCATCgatgaagagaaggatggatggaactCACTGGGAACGAAGGTGAAGAAAATGGTGGAGTAAGTGGAAGTCTTTTTCCCCAGTCAGAAAACCTTCACCCCAGACGGGATCTATTGGGAGGGGGCCCGTGAGAGCCTTGGGAGCGCTTGCCGTGAAGCCTGGAGAAAGGGAAGTCCAGTCCCACTGCAACCTAACATGGAGCATATGAGGTCATGGTGGGGCACTCGTGCATTCCATCAGACTTTTTCCCTTACTCAGCTTTCATGACCATGAACCCGCCAAGAAGCCCAAGACCACAAACTGCGCGAAAACAATGAACCGCCGGCTTCGAGTTTGCTTTGTTCAAACTGGCTTCCCGTCCTTGTCGGGCTGTTTTTGCCCGACCTGACTCTTGCCCCTGTCTGTCCCTGGGAGCGGACGAATGATGTGACGAATAACCTGGTTTAATACTGACACTACTGTGTAGAAGGGACGGAAGCGGTGCTGGTCAATTTCCAAAGTGCCGCTGGCGGGTGTGCTTGACTGAGTGGTTCTTGTGGGTGTTAGATTGCCGCAGCACAGTACAGGGACACTGTCTGCTCATTGGCTGCCAGTGGTGCCTCTGAGTTCGCTCTTCCTTCTGCAATCTCAGCTGTCCACAGAGAGAGCACTCTCTCACCTGCTCTTTGTCTCATGCATCTGTTTTACACTACCCGCACTACACCACCGGGCAAGACCtctttgttgctgttgtttgttgttgttgccgccgCTGGCAAGGTAGATAACATCATCGCCAAGgcccaacaacaaaaacaggACGGACTCTCTTTCAGGTGTCAGAGCAACCTCAAATCCTGAAACCGAGGGTCCCTTTGCTCCACAGTCAACCCGAGCTCATGAAAATCCGCCGGACTCCAACACGCTTCCAACCACCCTTCGGCACACCCCCGCAGCCCTGTTCCCCGCCTCTCTCCAACTCCTACCCGCACCACTGCAACGTTGATGCTCATAGTGGGTCGTGCCAGTGGAGTCTCAAAAGCACCCGACTCGAGATGTAACCCCTCAGCGCCGCTCTCTGTCGTCCGCCGCTTTGCTTTTTTGTGGGCTCTCGGCCCTTGTTCGGGCGCTGGCCGTGTCTCCAACCACTCAGCTTGACCACCATCCGTGATGATCGCCCCTCTTTACCCCGATTTTTTCGGATTTTCATGTGACGCATGTTGCACACGCCAGACGGTGGCCATGGCCCAACAGGCGGCTGCAGAGTGCCAAAAGAGGCAGTTGACATGAAATCCCTTTGGGGGCCCAAGTGTGTGTGTCTTTGGGTCCGTCAGTAGTGTAGCTTCATCTTCGACCAGAGAGGCAGCCCGGTCTCGACCATGGAAATTTCCGTGATGGCTTCCATTCAACCACTAGGGACCATTCCCACGCATGCACCCCGAGGAAGTGCAACTATCACGGGACCCTGTTTACCGCTGTTGGGACCCGAATCTCGCAGGCTTCCCCAGAATCCATCCTGTCGTCTGGGGCTGAAGGGTCTGGGGGAAATGAGGGGAAATGGCAAACACACGTGCGCCACCGCCAGTCCGGATAGTTTACACTACTGTGTATTGTACAACCAagggatggaggaggccggGGAAAAGGAGTGGAGTGAAAAAGGGGCTCCGTTGCGGAATCACTCATTTCCACTCTGGACGTCTTGTGTTCGGGCAAACACTGTCGGCAGGCACAGACTTAATTCACTCAACACATCTTTCGATACTCGCAGCTGGAGCGTCGGTTTTCCACTCTTGGGTGTTAATCAGTGGCTTATCATTGCTCCAAGCATCTTTGTTGGCCCTGACGATCCCAGCGCCCGAGCAAGCAACAAATCCGAACAAGAAAACACCCAAGCAATGCAAAGATACGTACTGCGATTATCTCGGCCATTCACTGCTGCTCCACCGGCCAACATTCCCACCTTATAAATCCCATCCTTGGAAGCCAAGCATATTTCATCATAATCTTCAGGAGAATGGCGACTGTCATGGGCAGCGGGTGGACGTGCCACCTCGGTGTACTATGCAGCATACACCGACACAGACCTTCACAAATCATAATAGTCGACAAAACCCTCCATTCTCCGGTCCTCAGTCCAGTTTCTGGCACACTGCTGAGCTTCAGACAGCCGGCCCCCATTCAACTGATTTCTGGGTACGTGAACCCGAATCGGCTGGCAGCCATTCATAGACCCGTCGATGTTCCGGTCCGCCACGCATGCCGTTCATAGCCTTACCGCCTCTCCCACCTTCCCGTCCTGCCACCGAACCCCCCACCGTCCGCCCGCCCGCGGAATCGGAGCCGGCGCCAAAAATAAAGCTTCAACTTACTGACTCGCCAAGAACATCATCAAATTCGGCACCACTACGGCATGCGGTACTGTAGTCTAGTGTGCTGTCAGGAAGACTTGTCGCATTTGGCATGCAAGTGGTAACCGCCCGGATCCCGCGCAAAACCACAAAATTGCTTCATCTTACGGGAGCGGCCTTGGCCTTCGGAGAGAACTCAGAGAAGTCATGGGCACCCTTGACCCCTTGGTCATAAATGCGTGATAGCGATAAGACGACGCCGTGCCGAATCATGTCGTCGGAACGGGTATGGCAGCCATCGCCGGATCCTCCTTGCAAGCATTCGGTGCCTGAGCTTTGACCATCTTGGCGCCGCCTTCGTTCGAGAGACATTGACCGCAACCACCGGCTTCTCGGCAAAGTTGCTGGCGCCGCATGCGCGATCGACAAGCCAAGCCCGAGTACCAGTATTACTATGGTAAGCCCCGGCTTGGCTGCTCCTGGATGGGCCGAATCTCCCCGCGCCGACACACGGTTTTGCGGAATATCTCTGCCGGATCCCTCCGAGCTAACTACGATGACCTTCTCCGTTATCAACGCCTGGACGCAACTTGTTTATCGTTGTGAGACATACGTCTCTCTTTGTCTGTTTTATCGCCAGACAGGCATCCAAATCCGAGGCACCAACCTGGCAAGTGACTGCCAGAGACACTTGATGCTTAGCGGCGATGGTATGAATAATCGTTTCAAAGTTCAGGTTTCGAAGCAGCTTCCGTCCCATCTGAAGTTGATGTGGAATCACTTACCAAACTGTATCCAGTGATACACGTGCATGACTCGACTTTATCCGCTTCTACAGTGTGCACAAGCAGTTTATATGTGACACAAGACGATCCTTCACGCGCTTCAAGTTGCTGCTGCAGCCTTGCACCCTTGCTGGGTAACCCATGGCTACCTCATGTGTTGGATATCAAGATCACCATGACGATGTTGCAGTCTGGCTTCTCTTCTGACAGAGTCTATCTCGAAAAAAAATCACAGCCCAGACATTATAGCTTGAATCGGCCCATTTTCCTTGTTGACCAGTCTCAAGAAATGTCTTCTCCCCGTCTTACCTCATGGTGTGCAACTGGAAGTGGGGATACCGTCCCTAAAGCATGCGTTACTCATCTTACCCTCATCTCCCCATGCTTGTGAACTTCTCGATTGCTGCTCAGCTCTACCATTTTTGCTCTATGATCGGAGGACTGTAAGGCGAGAATATcaacaacctacctacccttttctgctctccttcttcataAAGATTGGCCGTTAAGATCGTCAAGACGTGCAGGGAAGGACTATCAACAGTACGTGATAGAGAGCAGTTTGCACTCGATGGGTGGCAAAGTCGTGGGTCAATGATCAACGCCCATAGTCTACGCCGTCACCTTACCCTGTGGACTCTCTGCAGAACGAGGAAATTCATAAGACAAATAATTAGATAAGCAACTGCTGATGATCGAGTCGAGGCTCATCGTAGCAGCTCGAAAGTTCACATCAACCTGTGATTCACCCGTCCGGTTCGAAATGTCGCTGGAACAAACATAATTTGTCGATGatccttcaccaccaaacaaCGCCATTGGAATTATGCCATTAGTCTCTGTTTGCTGAGTTGGAATGCAACATCTGCCGTCGCTCCATCAATAAAATCGTTCATCATAACGACAAGCGTGTCGTACCCACACGTCCTCAAAACGTTATCCCTACACCACGGCAGCGTTTTGGAATCACAGGTTGCCTTCGTCGCCAGAATACAGCTCGACGTTGTCCCGGCATCCAAAACTGAATATGCCACGGCCTTCGGAATGTTCGTCGCCGTTGCCTGGCACTGGATGTTGATGAAAGCCTTGCCTCTCCAGTTATCCTCGGTGAGCACCTTCGGGAAGGCATCCACAATGCT includes the following:
- a CDS encoding sugar transporter, whose protein sequence is MAPPKFLGLSGRPLSLAVSTVATTGFLLFGYDQGVMSGIITAPAFNNFFTPTKDNSTMQGLITAIYEIGCLIGAMFVLWTGDLLGRRRNIMVGAFIMALGVIIQVTCQAGSNPFAQLFVGRVVMGIGNGMNTSTIPTYQAECSKTSNRGLLICIEGGVIAFGTLIAYWIDYGASYGPDDLVWRFPIAFQLLFAIFICVPMFYLPESPRWLLSHGRTQEADKVIAALRGYEIDGPETIQERNLIVDSLRASGGFGQKSTPFKALFTGGKTQHFRRLLLGSSSQFMQQVGGCNAVIYYFPILFQDSIGESHNMSMLLGGINMIVYSIFATVSWFAIERVGRRRLFLIGTVGQMLSMVIVFACLIPDDPMKARGAAVGLFTYIAFFGATWLPLPWLYPAEVNPIRTRGKANAVSTCSNWMFNFLIVMVTPIMVDKIGWGTYLFFAVMNGCFLPIIYFFYPETANRSLEEIDIIFAKGFVENMSYVTAAKELPHLTAEEIESYANKYGLVDRDSNGEGGNRHDEEKTRDRPDQSDSDSPAHVEIDVVDEHGVESGFGDGINTKETR